Below is a window of Vulpes vulpes isolate BD-2025 chromosome 14, VulVul3, whole genome shotgun sequence DNA.
AATAACTACAATCATTTACATCAGTACAAAgatttctggatttaaaaaatagttgcaaTGACAAAAGGGGTATCTTTTCTGACAGTAAAAAATGACACTGTGGATAAAATCTGCAaaatatgcaatgaaaaaaataaatttgcattaaaaaggtttacactgttattttttttatacaaacATTAGAAACAGTATTGCACATCACAACACAGAATCGAGGTTAGTCAGCCTTCCAAAATGTGTTATATTCAAGTTTTGTAGCATCTTTGAGGAGAGGCTCTGTGCAGCCAGATGCAACAGGGATAAAATATCAAGTGTTttccatacacaaatatataaatgctaAATGTTTCCTTCTTAACAAaaagtgtggatttttaaagtttttttttttttttcctccacagtcATACTTTTGGGCAGCAATATGAACATTTAGGGAACACAAGTGAAGAagctttgaaaatacaaaaatacaatcaaaattaataattttctacaaaaatagtaaaataaatatgatctgtaaattaaaaaaaaaaaaactccaatacAGTGTTTAACAGTTAGAAAATAAGAATGTAGTacataaaaggcaaaaagaaaaaaaaaaaaaaagaggtaggggtaaagtagggaaggaaggaacaaaagatTAGACCGACAAGCTTTAACCAGAACAGAAATGGAGGTAAAACAAACCATACATTTCTGCCATTTTTACCCGTGGCGAAAAGGGGGTTCTGTTTCATTTCCCTTCATTCccaatatttatttctgtttaagaAGGGAAAGTGATTTTCAACATCTCCAATTATTTTcaccatataatttattttagtgttCATTATTTAATACATGAAAAGGCTCTTCAATTTTAAACATTAAgcagaaattatgaaaataaagttaaaaaatctgcgaaattaaatatctaaataattaACATTGCAAAACTActgatttcttttctaaattccAAAAATTGAGGTATAGCAAAGGAGATGTCATCAGTCAAAAAAAGTGTGCCATAAAATAGCTGACTGTTGGAAAAATCTCTCACAGAGATATAAAAATAGTGCATAACAAATGTCAAATGGATCAAGGTTGGCAGGGTTAAGGTTAGAAAAGAATACTCCAAAAATCTGGAGGATCATGGTTAAGTAACAAATAGGGAACATCgacaaataaattagtaaaaagcTCTTCTGAAAACAGCATcaacttgaaacattaaaaacttGAACCACAACCACAATAAAACAGCAGAGTTAGACATgaaccacatattttttttacagtacaaAAAAGCACACCAGAGACAACCAATATTAAGATCAACACTTTGCTCACGTGAAGGATTGTCCCAAGGAGTTGCAGTAAGGCAACATCCTTGTAATTTTCTCTCTTTAGAGTCAAGAACCTTtagttctgcatttttaaaaaacatctaccATTGTTGGGTGCTTTGCTTAGATTGCAGAGTaacttttacattaaaatataggGGCTAGTTGCATTAAAAATgctctaaagagaaaaaataccaCTAATGATATTCTAATAGTGTTCAGTACCAAGAGAAACTCATTAACTAGTGCATGTTTCCATGCCACTTTCTCAAAAAAACTGCAAGCAAAGTCATTACCAAAATTCCTtcatcaaaatctaaaaaaaaaagcaattcttaaCCATTAAGAACAATGTTCCATGCAACAGTGACCCCAGTTTAGACAGAAGACCCCGATATACATAGGTCAAACATGTAAGCAAGTTTAAGCCAGATTTCACCATTGTCTTTAAGGTAAAATTGAATTTTATGCAACTAGCCATCTGTATATTTCCCCATCTCCATTTTGACTTTACTTAGGTTTACTAAAAGTTTTGCATTCTTCTATAAAgttcatttgtttaaatatggGCTTCCTGTGGGTCTTACATTTGGTGACTGGTTAGCAGTGTGCTGGCCATCTTTGGTTTATAAAGGATGTCTTAACCATGAACTATCAAAGGGGCTAAAATCAACCTTCTTTAAAAttctagtatttttctttattcaatctTTTATCTATACTATATCACTGCACATGAATTAGAACCGCACATCACAAAATTGCACAGGGATTACAAATATTACATCCAGTCTGCATAAAATCGAATTCCACTACCGACCAGATCACAAAATGGCTGCACTCTCTAATCTAAAACTAATTTGCATATTGTACACATGTAGGACAATTGTTTTAACTTGAAGTCACAATAATGCATgcaagtttgctttttttaaacaaattttataatttgttcaTGCTACCTAGATTCAAGAGAGCTTTTTTTGAACATTTGCAATACCTCACCTCTTGTTAGTTAATAATTCTAGTGCATGCATAAGGTGTATACAGGTAAgtaaacatgcatttttttttcacattctaaaACTATGGCAGTTTAGGCCATATTGTGCTGCCTGCATTTTATCTGCAATGCAGTGTGTCTCTAACGTTTTCAATCCCGTATTAATAGGTGGCATTTACACATAACACCTATATAGCAGCAAAGCTAATACAGCTTgtgattaaaaatgtttaaaaatagctaataaaTCAGATTATCTTGAGGTATTATTTCTTGCAAGTCAAAATGGAGAGCAAAAAAATCAACCCTAATTTTTAGTTTATGTATACACTGAaaatagcaacaataaaaataagcatttgtaGCAGACATATTCCATCTTCACTATTATTTTGCTACCTTTGGTAAATTACTGGGGCAGATCTTGAAGTTAAAAACCCACGTTTAGAAATAAGTGCACGCTTCACCCACTATATAGCAGCAGACTGTTTGCCCCTACGCAAAACATTCTCATATCTAATTTtaactttacatataaaaataacttggagaaaatacaaaaaaacattttattttaacatgaaaatatcACAAAAATTAGTAAGCCTGAGATGTAGGGTTTTGGTGAAAAACAAGAGGCTTGTAGTGTTTTGGCTGCTGATAAAGATGCATGTATTGGTAGCTGGGGTGAAAGCAGAAGAATGCACTTATTTCTTCCGCCTGTCGCGTCTTCAGACACAGTAAGCCACATGCACCCTTTCTTTCCTTGTTACACAGAGGCCGGTGTGCTATTCTTAGTTCCAGCGGAAGTGGATCTGACGTGGGCGATCAGCACCTTCCTTTACCAATGGCTTATGGAACTCACGTCCTGCACGAGAGTGGATATTTGCCCAACAAAACTCACAGTAATACTGCAGGCAAGTGACATTGGCACAGAAAAAGGGAGCAAATTTTCCACCACAACGTGCGCCCTGGCATTCATCACACATCTGGTCATCTAGCACATATGGCTTTACCTCCACCtggaaaaagagtgaaaaaaaaaaaatctcccattaaatttccttcagaaatcattttagtaaatttaaaatgttcagagGCATTTCCCCACAGAAATAGTAGGCAGTTTCCCAGGGAAATAGCTTTACCATAtagtagattaaaaaacaaaaacaaaaaccaacaacaaagtCACTCTATTCTGACACTAATCATCTTTTTCTAAGATGTTTCATGTTCATAAGTGACAATGTGATTAAACGAGCACTTAGTTTGGTAGTTTTAGTTTATCTTGTACATTTTCTTCAGAGGACTATAAACTGAGTgttatttattatatcttttcaaaggcataaaagacttaaaaaaactATACATCTAATTGATTCATAAAACATTCTACCCCCACATAAGAAGTAACATCTTTAAAACACCTGTGTGTTAGTATTTTGGGAGTTAGGGTGTTTGTGAGTGAAAAAGAGAAGGGCACGGGAGACAAATGGTTTTTATACCTTTTCCCCTTCATTCCAATAGCACCTGAGAGACGGCCCAACCCCAAACCACCGATTATGGCAACACTTCTGTATGTATTCTGCTTTTAACTACTTGGTATGTACACACAGCAGAACTGTGGATAATCTTATTAAGGGCAAGTCTGGACTTCTGTGAATTTGTAGGATATAAAGTCAAAGGCCCACTGAGAAGGTGTGACTCAGGAGAAGACCTCAGACTCCAGTCCGCTCTGAGTGCAAAGCCTCTtaaacctcagtttccacatctgtaaaggAAGAATACTAGAACCTGCTTCACAGAGCTGCAGCAGGTAAAAGCATTTAAGGCAGTGCTTGGCACACTGCAGGGACTCTGCAAGCCAGTACTCCTTAGGAACAATAACTCCAAATGGAGAGCTACTTACTAGCTTTGAATGGTGCCAGGCAATCTAAGACCTCAGCCTATCctgaggagaggagggaaaactgaGTGTTTAACAGTTTGGTTAGAGATAAAGTAGTGTTTGTCCAAGGTAAAAAATAACAAGCCAACAATTACCATTCTGAATGTATTAATACTTGCACGAGtgcagaaaatgaatatataaggGTATTTATCTTCAGAAGCATTATTTATCACAATGGcaacaaagaacagagaaaaactgaaaagttgatgaaaaaaactataaacaacCATCTGACAGAAAGGTAATGGATTTAAGTTGTCTATATTTGCATTTCATTGATTAGGGCTGgataaacatattttatgtacactgaacattttgcttttctgaacAGTCTGtgtcttttgcatattttcttgctgcaggttttttcttttaaatgaatccTCTTTGCCAGTTAAGGATTTTTAACCTTTTGTTCCATtggcttttggtttttaaaaagatctttgaCACGAACTGACACGAACTGTAACATTTTTAtgcttaatctttatttttcaacttttttctttatggattCTATCTTGATTGCCTGGCTGCTATTTATGATTCATTTcttcattataatattatataactatatacacatatattagtAGTTATAATAACTGATAATAATTAAAGGAATTACCAAAGAATATCTCATACTGGATTTCGTATTACTAGATGATAAACAAAATGAGCACAGGGAAAGTGTCTGCTCAATACTTAGTACCTAGGATCTAGCAGGATAGCTAGCACCAAGTAGAAACTGTATCTGAAGAAATGAGGTACATTTACATATGGTGAATTTCTTTCTCATGATTATATCTCATCTTTACTGTAATTAAAGACAGAGTGTCTGTGTGGTTTACTTCATTTTCGTAATATCCCATAAAATGCTTGGTGCGCAGGAGTTACTTAATGTAAAACtgttgaaaagaatttttaaatgcaatgatttctgttatttgtattttaaaattctagatatTAGTTTATGAAGCTAATCTATTTACCTTTAACAAATTGCAGACTTTCAAAGATGGAAAATTGGATTTCAAACTTGTAATTTTAGACTATTCTGATTAATAATCTCTAAAAATTAACTCTTGTAAGTCTGAAAAGCAGTTGGAATTTCATTAATTCTGTAAGCTATTATTTCCTATTATGATGCCTTTCCCTAGAACTTATCTGTAATACTTTGTTGCCTGGATTCATAACTActgaaataattcatatttaattaTTCAACTTGAACTGTAAACACAACTCCCCCAGTAAGTACCAGAAGGCACAATGAATATTACTCATATTACAATGGAGTAAcatatcaaaattacaatgaattACACTTTTGTGGTGATAGTGCTTCCCAGCTTTTGGGGAGATAGGAATTAAACCTCAAAGTGTTCATGAGCCAAAAGAGTATGCTGAATGAACAATTTTAATCCTTCTCAAATCTTTGGGTTATcagttattaatttaaaattaatctgtTGTTATGGTTTAATAATTACATTCATACCTGAGACACGAAAGGTACAaagattagtgttttttttttttgcgtgtgtgtgtgtatgtaagcaatagttaaaaatagttaaggataatttttttttaatattttaagtaatctctacacccaatgtggggtttgaacttaccaccccaagatcaagagtcacacactttattgactaaaccagccaggcatctctcaaattatttcagataaaatccaaaatataccTTAGTAGCacttatcttaaaaaataaacttttctctcAGATATTTCAATGCCTTTTTAAGAAGGCATGCAGGTGTTCCCAAATCACTTGCTCTGCATCTGAGTTGCTCTTTAGGAATCAACTCTGCCCTAAATAATTGGCTCTTCAGCTATCATTTTGGAAACAAAGGATGAGGTAGGACAcctataacatttttttccctgtgctTCTGCATATTAAAGCACTATAAATTGTATACAATGTAGGTAACCTCCTCCTTGACTGGATCACTTCTTGGCGAAAGTCAGGGTTAGACTAGATAGGTGGTCTAAAGcatggctgcacattagaatcacctgggagctttatAAATTTCTGCTGTTCCTGAGCTATATTATAGCACAAtctctggggttggggggggcaccCAGATGTCAAGATTTTTCTAAGTTCCCAGGTGACTTTATTCTGTAGCTGAGGGTGAAAACCACTGGATTGGAGGAACTCCAGTTCAACAAATTTTCCTGCCAGTTGGAATTAAAGCAAAGACCTTCCACTTAGGTGTGTGTTGCAACATTTTAAGTAACAATGCAACAAAAATCAGTCTGCTTCTATGAACTGAACCTATGATGTGCTTTTCTCCCCATTTATGGGATGGCTTGGAAATTAAATTGATGACTACTTTTTAGAGCCCGTGGTCTAGTCAATCCATATCCTTTAACCAGCTCCCCTGCCTCCAAGTCTTTTAATACATACAGATAGCCTCAGGGAAGAAACTGCTAGGAACTGTtacactggaaaaataaatactgactCAAGTTATATCTACtaatttagatattaaaaaagttaaattgcCTCTTATTCTTAGCATATCTCATCTGTACCATAATGCAAACATGACAATTTTAGAATAATGCTTAGCTTTATATGGGAACTATTAACAGATTTTAGTATGAAACAGATTTGTAAGTGAACAACTGAGTTTTggtcattttctctattttagcTGGTAATCAGTACTAGGAATTATTCAATGGAGTAGCTTTTAGTTAACATTCATAGGACTTCCTAAAAAGTTCTCATTGTGATGACCTAAACAATGCTACTAAAGAGTAAATGTTTAAAGTTTAGGATAGTTATTGTGTGTGTTtagtttatttgtatatttattattttgtacacTTAGGGAAatatagtgtattttattttaaaattaatgataaaagataaaaatgcttTAACACTTAGTGCCAAACTAAATGCTTCTACATAGgaaaattcatttaatcctcaaagtaACTGTGAAAGACATATTATTATTGCTTTACATTtgataaatgaggaaaaagaggcACACTGAGAGTTAATTTCCTGAGGATTACAGAGCAAGTGGTGGAAATGGGATCTTGGGCAGACTAGCTTCAGGGCATAAGCTCTTAAAAAAAGCTCTGCCTCCATGGTCAGAAGGATATTAAGACCTTACTggtggattaaaaacaaaacaaaaaaaccaaacaacttgacaagaacatttatattttgtatattgtatcTAAGgttcaaaatatgtttaataattttacatttcaggGGTATTTTGATATAATACTCTTTAAGAGttaaagaagtataaaaaaaataaagtgtttgaaTTATAGTATTAACTCAGGGTAGTAAGCTTTGGATCAGCACCTTATTATAAGATGTTAAATGCTTTCCCAATACACAACTTACGCGTTTATCGATATCTCCATGCTGAAGCTGAACAAACCGAGCACTGATGGCAGCAATATAGCTCTGCTGATTGGAAAAAGCAACTCGACCAGCACCTTTTGGATATTTTAGCTCAGGATCTGTATCAATTCCTGCATAACAAACTCCACCATACAGCCGGTCCATGATCATAGCAAGTTCcacttgaaaaggaaaagaaattcataTATAATGTGAGAGAACACAGTATATCAGCAgtttttaagtactttttcaCTATACAAGTATTTTGCAGTTCTCCCTCCTTTCTGTACCATCAGTTTTTCCCTCTATATTGGATCactcttaatcttttaaaaaacaaatcagaactcttaattctgtttatttttccctcttggtAACTGCTTAATTTTTATGTTCCCCCTTTACagccaaaatgttaacatttttttcttgtacttcCCCATCCCTCTCTTCCTTGTTCAACCTTTTATAGCCAGACCTTCACCCCATGATCCCATGTTAATTGCTCATGCCACTGCCAAGTACAATGGTCAATCTACCTGGAAACAACAGTGAACAtagttcatttcttcctttcccttgaaATACTTTCTTCATCTGGCTTCCAGGACACATCATTCTACTAATTTTCATCTGACCTCACAATTCCTCCCTAGTCTTCCTTGTACCTGGTTCTTCTTCAACTCTTGACTTTTCAATGTCAAAAGTTTTAGTCCATGGATTTCTCTCTATACTTGTGGCTGTAGTGTCTTCATCCTAtgtcatggctttaaataccatgTTTCAGCCCctaaatttctctcttctctggacTCCAAACTCATCTATGCAACTATCTCCTGGACAATTCATACTGACATTTAACAGACCATCATCACTTAGCGTGTTTGAAATGGCACTCCTAATCTTCCCATCCCACCAAATCTGCTCCAATGAATTTTTGCTGAGTCAATTGGTAAGCAACAGAAAAGATGAAGTTGCCAAGACCTTTGGCTTCatcctattttctgttttccaaactgtACATGCAATCTGATgaacttgattttctttcttttttttaaaagattttatttattcatgagacacacacacagagaggcagagacagaggcagagggagaagcaggctccatgcagggagcctgacgtgggactcaatcctgggaccccgggaccataccctgagccaaaggcagacactcaaccgctgagccatccaggtgttcctgaACTTGATTTTCCAAGTTCATTCTAAAATCCAATCTCCTCACCTCCATCACTAACATCCTATTCCAAGCTCTCATTATTTTTCATCTGGATCGTAGCAACAgctttatctcttttcttctagatttaCTATAAAAACAGTAGCAAAGCCCCTCaaaatttattatcaaaacaGTAGCAAgagtaattcttttaaaaatgttattagatATAAAGGCTTAACTGAAATTTCTAGGTAGGTGCTCTAAATAGTACCACAAACTTGCTTTCAAAACCAAGACCACAATCTTCCTCCAGTGTTCTTCCCCTCAATAGAAGGCACCACTATCTACTTAAGTGGCTTAAGATTGAAGCTGAGATTCAGCCTTTTGAGTTTACCTCACAAATCATCTGTGACATGTGTTCATTTTGCTCTCTTACCACTGCTACCTCCAATCTAAGCTCACGTTATCTTTCTCCTGTCCTGCAAAAATGGGCTCCTTAAATGGTCTACTCAAATCTACTCTCAACCCAATTGCCCCTAAAACGTATCATTAGCTACACTTATCCAGAACTCTTCACTGATTTTCCCTTGCTCTGAGATTGATAAATACCTAATTACCTTATTAGACCTGTATGATTTGACTCCTATTCACTTTTTCAATGCCTTCTTGTGTCTCCCCTCACTCCTTATACCCTTAGCCACTCTGGGCTTCTTTCAGTTCCTCCAAtgccctctgcttccttccactAAAGATCTCTGAGTATGTTCTTCCCTTTGTGAAACACACTCCTCACAACCCTCCTGCCACCTCAACTCTATTCCTTCTGCTGTGTGTCAGCTCAAataggagtattttttaaatatcagattaTACCATATTCCTTTGATGTTCTTCTATTCTCTATAGGCTTTCTTTGTAGCAGTTACATTCTCTAAGCATTTACATgtgtgaatgattcttttaacatGTTATCTCCTGTATTGGAAGAGGATGTTCTCAGGGGTGGAAGACACTAGCACACTTCACAGAGCACATGGAATCATAAAACATGCTTGTATAGTGGGCATTTATGTCTGTAATTATGTTCCTAGATGACATCTCTGGTAAATCTCTGGTTCCTGGTTATTCGTGAATATGTTTCTTACTTATCaaagtgctattttaaaaaaaaaatcctgtttatgtcttcttcagATATCATAATCAACCTACATAAAATAAAGAGACCCCAAATTCTTCTTTTAGAGACATACTTAAGGACTCAAAAGTCTGCTTGGAGTTAACTATTAATATTGATAGGTAAGTGTCCATTTCTCCACTTCCTTGatggttttaaaaatgcttctcaGAATTCTATAGAGAGTTAACTTTTAGAGCCATGAGGAATCTGCCCCTTTCTTGTCCAATATCCAATAGTACCATGTACACAATAGTtcccaaatgtttattgaattaattcatatttgatttttaaagaagcaaCATTTGTTAACATCCTACTTACCAGCCCTTAATGGCCTAGGAACACCTCCAACAAAAATTGTTTTTCGAGGATCCAAAGGCTGAGAACCATCCATCACAAAATCACTATCACTTAAATTCCAAGGACGGATCTGAACCTATGAAGAAAATAACATCACTGTAATGAGTCTTACTCCCTTGACAGCTTATGCTGCTTTGTGCCAGTTAACAGTGGTccttctatttttcaaatttttgtatagtttattttaaaacagattagtattttttaatctaGATACTGTAAGCtatccaaatttttttaaaactgaactcTTAACatggtagtttcttttttttttatcactaatgcttacttcaaaattgtttttggaaAACCTGAATTTGTAGCCCAAAGCCCAAGAAGTATTTACTTACTGGTTTGTCCTTGATGGTGGGGCTGGAAACACACAGATAGAGTTTTCCATCTTCTTCAATACAAGCATCAATTAGTGCCTGAACTGAGCTCTCTtcttgaaagagaaggaaggcatAGCCtgtaataatcattaaaaatgaggCATTATGGGAAAGTAAGTTATTTCACCCCAAATTTCAGTACTGTTTAGAAAAATACAtgcttttggaaaagaaaaaaatattaactatcaaATAGAACCAGAACCATTAGActttctagaggagaacacaataTCCTATGGAATACATGCAAGAACAGATACTCATTAATTAGTTATCTTATATAGAGTGCTTACTCCCCAAAACTGTGCTAAgggctttaaataaataaataatttcatttgactCTCACAAGCCTATaaaacattctcattttatagaattaaaaaactGAGGTATTTAGCaattaaatgacttgccccaaGTCAGTCACATGAGCAAGCAGTTG
It encodes the following:
- the CPEB2 gene encoding cytoplasmic polyadenylation element-binding protein 2 isoform X10; the protein is MYDSLNMHSLENSLIDIMRAEHDPLKGRLSYPHPGTDNLLMLNARSYGRRRGRSSLFPIDDGLLDDGHNDQVGVLNSPTCYSAHQNGERIERFSRKVFVGGLPPDIDEDEITASFRRFGPLVVDWPHKAESKSYFPPKGYAFLLFQEESSVQALIDACIEEDGKLYLCVSSPTIKDKPVQIRPWNLSDSDFVMDGSQPLDPRKTIFVGGVPRPLRAVELAMIMDRLYGGVCYAGIDTDPELKYPKGAGRVAFSNQQSYIAAISARFVQLQHGDIDKRVEVKPYVLDDQMCDECQGARCGGKFAPFFCANVTCLQYYCEFCWANIHSRAGREFHKPLVKEGADRPRQIHFRWN